From the genome of Papaver somniferum cultivar HN1 chromosome 2, ASM357369v1, whole genome shotgun sequence, one region includes:
- the LOC113346788 gene encoding kinesin-like protein KIN-1 has protein sequence MSNVTVCARFRPLNSKEKRETGDKICIHNLDPEAFVLKDEKEGEFTFCFDKVFYHDSKQSDVYEFLALPIVKDAVNAINGTIIVYGQTGAGKTYSMEGNGIMDCHGEEKGLLPRVVDGLFECLKSLDEMTKYTVKLSMVEIYKEKVRDLFDLSKDNLQIKESKLHGIYLTGVTEAIISDPAEASQNLSNGAANRAVGETQMNMASSRSHCVYIFTIQLDSANDRRSQSGKLILVDLAGSEKVEKTGAEGKVLDEAKTINKSLSALGNVINALTNGSPGKTNHIPYRDSKLTRFLQDSLGGNCRTALLCCCSPSTLNSSESLSTIRFGARAKHIKTSPKVIPSEDIVEKKEMIPSAVKDDSNSCQRILNKLSEKMKVEDVKLLEELLIKEGIIYNLNSIEIDFEPALEDLTSRTITILQQTVEELSSTVHKLKRENKALKDILKDMLLADAGRLDTHGEDVEGYASYYGKISGLFSSLYAWVFRYITTL, from the exons ATGTCGAATGTTACAGTTTGTGCTCGATTTAGACCTTTAAACTCCAAGGAAAAACGAGAAACTGGTGATAAGATCTGTATACATAACTTAGATCCTGAAGCTTTTGTTCTCAAG GATGAGAAAGAAGGAGAGTTCACATTCTGTTTCGATAAAGTGTTTTATCATGATTCGAAACAATCAGATGTATACGAGTTTCTTGCTCTTCCAATTGTGAAAG ACGCTGTCAATGCCATTAATGGAACTATCATCGTTTATGGACAG ACAGGAGCAGGGAAGACATATAGCATGGAG GGAAATGGTATTATGGACTGTCATGGAGAGGAGAAAGGGCTACTTCCACGAGTCGTGGATGGACTTTTCGAGTGTCTTAAATCGCTTGATGAAATGACTAAGTACACAGTCAAGTTGTCAATG GTGGAGATCTACAAGGAGAAAGTAAG GGAcctatttgatttatcaaaagacaactTGCAAATCAAAGAGAGTAAGCTTCATGGAATATATTTGACTGGCGTTACTGAG GCCATTATCTCTGATCCAGCAGAAGCATCACAAAACCTTTCG AATGGAGCTGCAAATAGAGCTGTTGGAGAGACAC AAATGAACATGGCAAGCAGTAGAAGTCATTGTGTCTACATCTTTACAATTCAGCTGGACTCAGCAAATGACAGAAG GTCGCAGTCTGGAAAACTAATTCTTGTAGACTTGGCTGGGTCTGAGAAAGTGGAAAAAACTGGAGCTGAAGGGAAAGTACTTGATGAAGCTAAGACCATCAACAAATCTTTATCGGCTCTTGGAAATGTTATTAATGCTCTTACTAATGGTAGTCCAGGAAAAACAAATCACATCCCTTACCGTGATTCAAAGCTTACTCGGTTTCTACAAGATTCTCTT GGTGGGAACTGTCGAACAGCATTGCTGTGTTGTTGCTCACCTAGCACTTTAAATTCGTCGGAGAGCCTCTCAACTATACGGTTTGGTGCAAG AGCAAAACATATAAAGACATCACCAAAGGTCATTCCTAGTGAAGACATAGTTGAGAAGAAAGAAATGATTCCTTCTGCAGTTAAAGATGATTCAAACTCATGCCAGAGAATACTAAACAAG TTAAGTGAGAAGATGAAGGTTGAAGATGTAAAGTTACTAGAAGAGTTGCTTATAAAAGAGGGAATAATTTACAATCTTAACTCAATCGAAATAGACTTCGAACCAGCTTTAGAAGACTTAACTTCTCGGACAATAACCATACTGCAGCAAACTGTGGAAGAGTTATCTTCAACTGTTCACAAG TTGAAGAGAGAGAATAAGGCTCTAAAAGATATACTAAAAGATATGCTATTGGCTGATGCTGGTAGATTAGATACACACGGGGAAGATGTTGAAGGTTACGCCAGCTACTATGGGAAGATTTCAGGTCTTTTCAGTTCCCTATATGCCTGGGTTTTCAGATACATAACAACACTATAA
- the LOC113346790 gene encoding WD repeat-containing protein DWA2-like, which yields MQGGSTGIGYGLKYQARCIADVKADTETTTFITGTLSLKEENEVHLIKLSSSETELICEGLFSHPNEIWDLASCPFDPRIFSTVFSSGESYGAAIWKIPELYGQSNSSQLEELASLDQHTSKIKRILWWPSGSHDKVISIDEENLLLWSFDSSNKTTQVESRESVGMLHSLSGGAWDPHDRNALAATSDSSIQFWDLRTMKKTNTIEHAHVRDVDYSIKKQNILVSAEDETGICIWDMRMPNVPMRELPGHAHWTWAVRCNPVYHDLILSAGTDSAVNLWLAPISNSGDSTTESPVESPTRRADPLLNSYSDYEDSVYGLTWSSRQPWIFASLSYDGRVVVESVKSFLPKK from the exons ATGCAAGGAGGATCAACGGGAATTGGTTATGGTCTCAAGTATCAG GCTAGATGCATTGCTGATGTTAAAGCTGATACTGAAACTACAACTTTCATCACTGGTACTCTCAGTCTCAAAGAAGAAAATGAG gttcatttgatcaaatTATCATCATCTGAGACTGAATTGATTTGTGAGGGTTTATTTTCACATCCAAATGAGATTTGGGATCTTGCGTCTTGCCCTTTTGACCCTCGAATCTTTTCCACAGTTTTCTCTTCTG GTGAATCATATGGAGCTGCAATTTGGAAAATACCTGAGTTATATGGACAATCAAATTCATCACAATTGGAAGAACttgcttctcttgatcaacatacTAGCAAGATCAAACG CATTCTTTGGTGGCCATCTGGAAGTCATGACAAAGTGATCAGCATTGATGAGGAAAATCTATTGTTATGGAGCTTTGATTCTTCGAATAAGACCACACAG GTAGAATCCAGGGAATCTGTTGGTATGCTGCATTCCTTATCTGGTGGAGCATGGGATCCACATGACAGAAATGCGCTTGCTGCAACATCTGACTCGTCGATCCAGTTTTGGGATTTGCGGACTATGAA GAAGACAAACACAATTGAGCATGCCCACGTTCGTGATGTAGACTACAGCATTAAGAAGCAGAACATTCTA GTCAGTGCTGAGGACGAAACTGGAATATGCATCTGGGATATGAGAATGCCGAATGTTCCTATGAGAGAGCTCCCTGGTCATGCACACTG GACATGGGCAGTCAGATGTAACCCTGTGTACCACGATCTTATTctg AGTGCTGGAACAGATTCAGCTGTCAACTTATGGTTGGCTCCTATCTCTAACAGTGGTGATTCAACAACTGAAAG TCCTGTAGAATCACCTACACGTCGAGCAGATCCTTTACTCAACTCTTACAGTGACTACGAGGACAGTGTCTATG GCCTCACTTGGAGCTCTCGCCAACCTTGGATTTTCGCTTCATTATCGTATGATGGAAGG GTGGTTGTAGAATCAGTAAAGTCATTTCTCCCCAAAAAGTGA